The Agromyces marinus genome window below encodes:
- a CDS encoding IS256 family transposase, whose protein sequence is MGKELQRITQVNPRTGELVEADVDLSALAEQLVATATNQGIELTGPNGLLTGLTRQVLQSALEAELADHLGYDRYAVDGRGSGNSRNGSSPKTVRTEIGEVTVQVPRDRGGTFEPRIVPKHQRRLDGFDQNVLSLYAKGMTTGDIAAHLADLYGDDVSRDLVSTVTDRIVDEMAEWQARPLEPVYPVVLIDAIMLKIRSGTVGNRPVYVAMGIDLDGHRDVLGMWVGPSGGEGAKQWMNMLTELRNRGIQDVIIVCCDGLKGLPESIRATWPQAAVQTCVVHLVRNSLRFASKKHWKRLAAEIKEIYHAPTIAAAEARFDEFADEWTGQYPAMVEMWRRSWGEFTPFLEFPLELRRIVYTTNAIESLNARFRQAVRRRGHFPNEQAALKVLYLAARQRQHNRANPTGETAGWKGILNVLAMTYGDRLGLN, encoded by the coding sequence ATGGGTAAGGAGTTGCAGCGGATCACGCAGGTGAATCCGCGGACCGGTGAGCTCGTCGAGGCTGATGTCGATCTGTCGGCTCTGGCGGAGCAGTTGGTCGCGACGGCGACGAATCAGGGCATCGAGCTGACCGGTCCGAATGGGCTGCTGACCGGGTTGACCCGGCAGGTGCTGCAGTCCGCGTTGGAGGCTGAGCTGGCCGATCATCTCGGCTACGACCGGTACGCCGTCGACGGGCGCGGCAGCGGGAACAGCCGGAACGGGTCGAGTCCGAAGACGGTGCGGACCGAGATCGGCGAGGTCACGGTGCAGGTGCCGCGGGATCGGGGCGGCACGTTCGAGCCACGGATCGTGCCGAAGCATCAGCGGCGTCTGGACGGGTTCGATCAGAACGTGCTCTCGCTCTACGCCAAGGGCATGACCACCGGCGATATCGCCGCGCACCTGGCCGACCTGTACGGCGATGACGTGTCGCGGGATCTGGTGTCCACGGTCACGGACCGGATCGTGGACGAGATGGCGGAGTGGCAGGCACGCCCGCTCGAGCCGGTGTACCCGGTGGTGCTGATCGACGCGATCATGCTGAAGATCCGCTCCGGCACGGTCGGGAACCGGCCGGTGTACGTCGCGATGGGCATCGACCTGGACGGGCACCGGGACGTGCTGGGCATGTGGGTCGGCCCGTCCGGCGGGGAGGGTGCGAAGCAGTGGATGAACATGCTCACCGAGCTGCGCAACCGCGGCATCCAGGACGTGATCATCGTCTGCTGCGACGGCCTGAAAGGGCTGCCGGAATCGATTCGGGCGACCTGGCCGCAAGCGGCGGTGCAGACCTGCGTGGTGCATTTGGTCCGCAACAGTCTGCGGTTCGCGTCGAAGAAGCACTGGAAACGGCTCGCGGCCGAGATCAAGGAGATCTACCACGCCCCCACGATCGCGGCGGCCGAGGCCCGGTTCGACGAGTTCGCCGACGAGTGGACCGGGCAGTACCCGGCGATGGTCGAGATGTGGCGGCGCTCCTGGGGCGAGTTCACCCCGTTCCTGGAGTTCCCGCTCGAGCTGCGCCGGATCGTGTACACGACCAACGCGATCGAGTCGCTCAACGCCAGGTTCCGGCAGGCCGTGCGTCGGCGCGGGCACTTCCCGAACGAGCAGGCCGCGCTCAAAGTGCTCTACCTCGCCGCAAGGCAACGACAGCACAACCGTGCGAACCCGACTGGCGAAACCGCCGGCTGGAAAGGCATCCTGAACGTGCTGGCCATGACCTACGGCGACCGCCTAGGACTCAACTAA
- a CDS encoding suppressor of fused domain protein, translating to MNTVDLVYDAYLARWGEPSRRADFDNGSRPQIAILKWDAASNGLGVVLYATLGASAEDMPQANPGHRVEYFVGLRPGRDDVGSPLAALGLFASSENELVDHGHTVASDRPLWPGANMSSFLVLRQTGEILPALELPGGVHVEFLQAIPIFESERRFKVAHGAEALMRRWEGAETPFWDPDRRSEPAL from the coding sequence ATGAATACTGTTGACCTCGTCTACGATGCGTATCTTGCCCGATGGGGTGAGCCGTCGCGGCGGGCCGACTTTGACAATGGCAGCAGACCCCAGATCGCGATCCTGAAGTGGGATGCCGCGTCGAACGGCCTAGGTGTCGTGCTATATGCAACTCTCGGGGCAAGCGCTGAAGATATGCCGCAGGCCAACCCCGGGCACAGAGTCGAATACTTCGTTGGTCTGCGACCCGGTAGAGATGACGTCGGGTCACCCCTAGCAGCTCTCGGCCTTTTCGCCAGCTCAGAGAACGAGCTGGTCGATCATGGTCACACGGTCGCGTCCGACCGCCCACTATGGCCGGGGGCCAACATGAGCTCGTTCCTAGTTCTGCGCCAGACTGGAGAGATTCTGCCGGCGTTGGAGCTACCCGGCGGCGTGCACGTAGAGTTTCTTCAGGCGATTCCTATCTTCGAATCAGAGCGCAGATTCAAGGTCGCGCACGGTGCGGAGGCGCTGATGCGGCGTTGGGAAGGAGCCGAGACTCCGTTCTGGGACCCGGACCGTAGATCTGAACCCGCGCTGTAG
- a CDS encoding integrase core domain-containing protein yields MDAVVRSCLGTKRAAKRPQGRSTAPQSPRRSTGCDDPSEPGVYTSIAFTDRLVDEGIDPSVGSVGDAYDNSLAESQIGLYKSELIHHEGPWSDVDQVEAATAGLVQWLNTDRTHGSIDDLTPLELEQLDYARTEPSNERADTSKPLSGHAGDSERFQGVQLGQPSSRRNRWSRSASSPPSSSFSVVTAEPSAANVRRRIRIPYSYRDSSANIPSGRNSLTTP; encoded by the coding sequence ATGGATGCCGTCGTTCGCAGTTGTTTGGGAACGAAAAGAGCCGCAAAAAGGCCGCAGGGCCGGTCGACTGCGCCGCAATCGCCGCGACGCTCGACGGGCTGCGACGACCCCTCTGAACCTGGGGTCTACACGTCGATCGCGTTCACCGACCGGCTCGTCGACGAGGGCATCGACCCGTCCGTCGGGTCCGTCGGCGACGCGTACGACAACTCCCTCGCGGAGTCCCAGATCGGGCTCTACAAGTCCGAGCTCATCCATCACGAGGGCCCGTGGAGCGACGTTGACCAGGTCGAAGCCGCGACCGCGGGATTGGTGCAGTGGCTCAACACCGACCGCACCCATGGCTCGATCGACGACCTCACGCCGCTCGAGCTCGAACAGCTCGACTACGCTCGCACCGAACCCTCGAACGAGCGGGCTGACACCAGCAAACCCCTCTCCGGACACGCCGGGGACTCAGAACGCTTTCAGGGCGTTCAGCTGGGCCAACCGAGTTCCCGGCGTAACCGCTGGAGCAGATCGGCCTCGTCGCCGCCTTCGTCAAGCTTCTCCGTCGTGACGGCTGAACCGTCGGCCGCGAACGTACGGCGAAGGATCCGAATTCCGTACTCGTACCGGGATTCTTCGGCCAACATCCCGTCGGGGCGAAATTCCCTTACAACGCCGTGA
- a CDS encoding RHS repeat-associated core domain-containing protein: protein MSSNGVRVRERVMLTVGAGLVVLLGVDPGMLGVAWSGVARAAESGVIDESRAENLAAAAAALPGDAPAESVPLTGAAETAEEALVPLSMPADLPSPASTTVDLPAAGQSAPAEPGVPVEVGGLSLTIAPVEGSASPDRATVSVLDPATAAAEGITGVLLEVSDASEVPAPVEQSVQVQVSYDAFAGIAGGDWASRVQAVWIPNCDAAQQAEPECRPVPVPSSHDEAAETVSVTVPVNPASTEGGAAPAMLTSAMVATTVATSTGSTGSSGGSLALTAGVAGPVGDWSATGLAASSTWGASGATGAFTWSYPMRVPQVPAGPAPELGVSYSSAVSDGRIPSTNNQSGLLGEGFDIGASFIERTYTSCADDETSGANNIDLSAPDLCWGVENATLSLNGTGTELVKDKTTKTWHPRRDDGTRVDLVGSGGAAGEYWKVTTTDGTQYFFGRHADTNSAWTVPVYGNHSGEPGHAAAFKDSSRAQVWRWNLDRVIDPSGNTASYFYVKETNQYRPFYGDTAVSYVSGGYLDRIEYGIHADDGVTDAPAKVQFTNLPRCITDLTVPNSWCTTTQSSTTVNHWPDTPIDLICQAGTGCTTYAPTFFNRTRLAKITTYASTGSGYQPVDSWAFGQRFVPQGDGDDLVNSVGIMLRLDTVTHTGNGGSRTDVTLPAVRFDYTALKNRVQPTGTLVDELWRQRVSSVRTESGGRITVNYTTRCVDGLTADPATNTDLCYPVKWTPPASDPRTDYFYKYVIDSVVEGHTDLDPSTPELITGSAPVTTTYDYSQAAWKWVKPDSPLIKDEDKTFSEFRGAKQITTISGAVDTEQTRTVTTYYRGAGGTLTAPIPEVGTVTDHNRFAGEVFASTVMNGATKVSETVTTFGDPVTVATSATSNGFTATRIPSQTVNAATYDAAGTRAHRTRSTTTFNTFNQPTTVDDRGDTATASDNLCTRTTYAHETDSGLAGKHLVALPAAVETVATACDEQPNRPADVVSASKLSYDTAGRPVTVETLDPEDGDGYIQASTVTYDTRGRAIDATDAAGQTTTTGYDHSTGGLLEQTTTTNPLGHATTTRLDPILGVPVAATDANDRTTTGTYDALGRLTAVVYPQHLNAQFPSVAYEYTVQPNGLNAVVTKTISADGKRQHASAVLYDALLRPFQTQQDGRGTGDQAGGQGRMVAHTWYDSAGRVEKQTEPWWVQGASTQAPETPPADTSGHTTFTYDAAGRQTAQIFWIHTDSDPANEQWRTSTVYDGATTLQIPPMGATPTSTTVDARGRTTTLTQYARDPDTDTTATTPELVTALPATTTSYAYDAAGRLTGMTDHEGNTWSYGYDWAGRQVTATDPDAGTSSTTYDVLGRVLTRTNGNDQTLGYTYDALGRTTTVRDSSPTGTIRAEWEYDTVYQGVLTSATRYVDGQAYVTRTDDWDAAYRPTQTSLELPDTGAFTNLQTRTLSSTIDYTVDGQATRISYPAVTDSSGKAILGAETVTTTYDAASSMPSWMSGGFGWGVYVAASRFAADGRPLLTDLGNTYGAVASYGYEDGTKRLSSIRLDRERINGTDLELTYGYDPSGNVTSITDTPTNTALSGAEFQDNQCFSYDGLARMQSAWTAGNGDCDQAPTAGAMGGAAPYWTNYSYDVLGNRTKQTTTTADGTQTTTTYGHGAGNAGPHAVTTATTAGVPTTYTYDAAGNRASVQAGGVTTGYTWDAEGELVTAGDTSNLYDADGNRIIRTDANGTTIYASGQEIHIDTDGDVSATRYYSFAGKLVAIRTDRGLGDGVASIITDHHGTPIAAIPNGGHPARTAINRLYTDPFGATRGNPTAGAIPGDSQFLGKTRDATTGLTQIGARFYDEATGAFISVDPIIDLNDPQQRNAYGYANGSPVSRADPSGLRVTDVGSSSGYHRPTYWIERERQKEANAADQARVTNAYKSMRGLKKEVVPAVTPPNPCVSSGTCKYTPDLSNLREMAHGALDVAGLVPGAGEVADGLNGLWYLAEGDYVSAGLSFGGMVPFLGWGAMIGKGAKAADAARLVSAVDNEAARVVASQSIRQRGPVLSGAMDRTSGAIFFGQNTGVPSPLHGELKAALDAFPGPPAAGKGIPGTHSEINAINQGLYARPGSTISDFVLYSVRLRGAQQGSQIMMCPNCSGILNGAEDLIQ, encoded by the coding sequence ATGAGCTCGAACGGGGTGCGCGTGCGTGAGCGGGTGATGTTGACGGTCGGTGCTGGGCTGGTGGTGCTGCTCGGTGTCGATCCGGGCATGCTCGGTGTCGCCTGGTCGGGGGTGGCGCGGGCGGCCGAGAGCGGCGTGATCGATGAATCACGCGCGGAGAACCTCGCGGCCGCGGCCGCCGCCCTGCCGGGTGACGCTCCGGCCGAGTCGGTCCCCTTGACCGGTGCGGCCGAGACGGCGGAGGAGGCGTTGGTGCCGCTGTCGATGCCGGCTGATCTGCCCTCGCCGGCATCGACGACCGTTGACCTGCCCGCGGCCGGGCAGAGCGCGCCCGCCGAACCGGGGGTTCCGGTCGAGGTTGGCGGGCTGTCGTTGACGATCGCCCCGGTCGAGGGTTCCGCGTCGCCTGACCGGGCGACGGTGAGCGTGCTCGACCCCGCCACCGCCGCAGCGGAAGGCATCACCGGGGTGCTGCTCGAGGTGTCCGACGCGTCCGAAGTCCCGGCACCGGTCGAGCAGTCCGTGCAGGTGCAGGTGTCCTATGACGCGTTCGCCGGCATCGCCGGCGGTGACTGGGCGTCGCGGGTGCAAGCCGTGTGGATCCCGAACTGTGATGCGGCGCAGCAGGCCGAACCGGAGTGCCGTCCGGTCCCGGTGCCGAGCTCGCATGACGAGGCCGCGGAGACCGTGTCCGTGACGGTCCCGGTCAACCCGGCCAGCACGGAAGGCGGCGCGGCGCCCGCGATGCTGACCTCAGCGATGGTCGCCACGACCGTCGCGACCAGCACCGGTTCGACCGGTTCTTCGGGCGGGTCGTTGGCGCTGACCGCGGGTGTGGCCGGCCCGGTGGGGGATTGGTCGGCGACCGGGTTGGCGGCCTCATCGACGTGGGGTGCGTCGGGGGCGACCGGGGCGTTCACGTGGTCGTATCCGATGCGGGTGCCGCAGGTTCCGGCGGGCCCTGCCCCTGAGCTCGGGGTGTCGTATTCCTCGGCCGTGTCGGATGGTCGGATCCCGTCGACGAATAACCAGTCCGGACTGCTGGGTGAGGGCTTCGATATCGGCGCGAGTTTCATCGAACGCACCTACACGTCCTGCGCGGACGATGAAACCTCGGGGGCGAACAATATCGACCTGTCCGCACCGGACCTGTGCTGGGGTGTGGAGAACGCGACGCTGTCCTTGAACGGGACCGGCACCGAACTGGTCAAGGACAAGACCACGAAGACGTGGCATCCGCGCCGGGATGACGGCACCAGGGTGGACCTGGTCGGCAGCGGCGGGGCTGCGGGGGAGTACTGGAAGGTCACCACCACGGATGGCACCCAGTACTTCTTCGGCCGGCACGCCGACACCAACTCGGCGTGGACGGTGCCGGTCTACGGCAACCACTCCGGGGAACCCGGCCACGCCGCCGCGTTCAAAGACTCGTCCCGGGCGCAGGTGTGGCGGTGGAACCTTGACCGGGTCATCGACCCGTCCGGGAACACGGCCTCCTACTTCTACGTGAAGGAGACCAACCAGTACCGGCCGTTCTACGGCGACACGGCCGTGTCGTACGTGTCCGGCGGATACCTGGACCGCATCGAGTACGGCATCCACGCCGACGACGGCGTCACGGACGCGCCCGCGAAAGTGCAGTTCACGAATCTGCCGAGGTGCATCACCGACCTCACGGTGCCGAACTCGTGGTGCACCACGACTCAGTCCTCGACCACCGTCAACCATTGGCCAGACACCCCGATCGACCTGATCTGCCAGGCCGGCACCGGGTGCACGACGTACGCGCCGACCTTCTTCAACCGCACCCGGCTGGCGAAGATCACCACCTACGCCAGCACCGGGTCCGGGTACCAGCCGGTGGACTCGTGGGCGTTCGGGCAGCGGTTCGTGCCGCAGGGCGACGGCGACGACCTGGTGAACTCGGTGGGCATCATGCTGCGCCTGGACACCGTCACGCACACCGGCAACGGCGGCTCCCGCACCGATGTCACCCTCCCGGCGGTGCGGTTCGACTACACCGCGCTGAAGAACCGGGTCCAACCCACCGGCACGCTCGTGGACGAGCTGTGGCGGCAGCGGGTGTCCTCGGTGCGCACCGAGTCCGGCGGCCGGATCACCGTGAACTACACCACCCGCTGCGTGGACGGGCTGACCGCGGACCCGGCGACCAACACCGACCTGTGCTACCCGGTGAAATGGACGCCCCCGGCATCGGATCCCCGCACGGACTACTTCTACAAGTACGTCATCGACAGCGTCGTCGAAGGTCACACCGACCTCGACCCGTCCACCCCGGAACTGATCACCGGTTCCGCCCCGGTGACGACGACGTACGACTACAGCCAGGCGGCGTGGAAGTGGGTCAAGCCCGACAGCCCGCTGATCAAGGACGAGGACAAGACGTTCTCCGAGTTCCGCGGCGCGAAGCAGATCACCACCATCAGCGGCGCCGTCGACACCGAGCAGACCCGCACGGTCACCACCTACTACCGTGGCGCAGGCGGCACCCTGACCGCCCCGATCCCCGAGGTCGGGACCGTCACGGACCACAACCGGTTCGCCGGTGAGGTGTTCGCCAGCACCGTGATGAACGGCGCCACGAAGGTGTCCGAGACGGTGACCACGTTCGGCGACCCTGTCACGGTCGCGACCAGCGCGACCAGCAACGGGTTCACCGCCACCCGCATCCCGTCGCAGACCGTCAACGCCGCGACCTACGACGCAGCCGGCACGCGGGCGCATCGAACCCGGTCGACGACGACGTTCAACACGTTCAACCAACCCACTACGGTCGACGACCGCGGCGACACCGCCACGGCGTCCGACAACCTCTGCACCAGAACCACGTACGCGCACGAGACCGACAGCGGGCTGGCCGGCAAGCACCTGGTCGCCCTGCCCGCCGCCGTCGAGACGGTAGCGACGGCGTGCGACGAACAACCGAACCGGCCCGCGGACGTCGTGTCCGCGTCCAAGCTGAGCTACGACACGGCCGGTCGGCCGGTCACGGTCGAGACCCTCGACCCCGAGGACGGCGACGGATACATTCAGGCGTCGACGGTCACGTACGACACCCGCGGTCGCGCGATCGACGCCACGGATGCCGCCGGCCAGACCACGACCACCGGCTACGATCACTCCACCGGCGGGTTGCTCGAGCAGACGACCACGACGAACCCGCTCGGGCACGCCACGACCACCCGGCTCGACCCGATCCTGGGTGTCCCGGTCGCGGCGACCGACGCGAACGATCGCACCACAACCGGCACCTACGACGCGCTCGGCCGACTCACCGCGGTCGTGTACCCGCAGCACCTGAACGCCCAGTTCCCATCCGTTGCGTACGAGTACACGGTGCAACCGAACGGGCTGAACGCGGTCGTCACCAAGACGATCAGCGCCGACGGGAAACGCCAGCACGCCAGCGCGGTGCTCTACGACGCACTGCTGCGCCCGTTCCAGACCCAGCAGGACGGCCGTGGCACCGGGGACCAGGCCGGCGGGCAGGGCCGGATGGTCGCGCACACCTGGTACGACTCCGCCGGCCGTGTCGAGAAGCAGACCGAACCCTGGTGGGTACAGGGCGCATCCACCCAGGCCCCGGAAACCCCGCCGGCCGACACCTCCGGGCACACCACATTCACCTACGACGCTGCAGGACGGCAGACCGCGCAGATCTTCTGGATCCACACCGATTCCGACCCTGCCAACGAGCAATGGCGCACCAGCACCGTCTACGACGGTGCGACCACCCTGCAGATCCCGCCCATGGGTGCAACCCCGACCTCGACCACGGTCGACGCCCGCGGCCGTACCACCACGCTCACCCAGTACGCCCGCGACCCCGACACCGACACCACCGCGACCACCCCGGAGCTCGTGACCGCGCTGCCGGCCACGACCACGAGCTACGCGTACGACGCGGCCGGCCGGTTGACCGGGATGACCGACCACGAAGGCAACACATGGTCGTACGGGTACGACTGGGCTGGCCGGCAGGTCACCGCGACCGACCCCGACGCGGGCACCTCGTCCACCACCTATGACGTGCTCGGCCGGGTGCTCACCCGCACTAACGGCAACGACCAGACCCTGGGGTACACCTACGACGCGCTCGGCCGCACCACGACCGTCCGCGACAGCTCACCCACCGGCACCATCCGCGCCGAATGGGAATACGACACCGTCTACCAGGGCGTCCTCACCTCGGCGACCCGGTACGTGGACGGGCAGGCGTACGTCACCCGCACCGATGACTGGGATGCCGCGTACCGACCCACCCAGACCTCGCTCGAACTGCCCGACACCGGGGCCTTCACCAACCTGCAGACCCGCACCCTGAGCAGCACGATCGACTACACCGTCGACGGTCAGGCGACCAGGATCAGCTACCCGGCCGTGACCGACAGCAGCGGGAAGGCGATCCTCGGCGCGGAGACCGTGACCACCACCTATGACGCCGCGTCTTCGATGCCGTCATGGATGAGTGGCGGGTTCGGGTGGGGTGTCTACGTCGCGGCTTCCCGATTCGCCGCGGACGGCCGCCCGTTGCTGACCGATCTCGGCAACACCTACGGCGCGGTCGCGTCGTACGGGTACGAGGATGGCACGAAACGACTCTCGAGCATCCGGCTGGACCGTGAACGCATCAACGGCACCGACCTCGAGCTCACCTACGGGTACGACCCGTCCGGGAACGTCACCAGCATCACCGACACCCCCACGAACACTGCACTGTCCGGGGCGGAGTTCCAGGACAACCAGTGCTTCAGCTACGACGGCCTGGCCCGGATGCAATCCGCGTGGACCGCCGGCAATGGCGACTGCGACCAGGCCCCGACCGCTGGGGCGATGGGTGGGGCGGCACCGTACTGGACGAACTACAGCTACGACGTCCTCGGCAACCGCACCAAACAGACCACCACCACCGCTGACGGCACCCAGACCACCACCACCTACGGGCACGGCGCCGGGAACGCCGGACCGCACGCGGTCACCACCGCCACCACCGCCGGCGTCCCCACCACCTACACCTACGACGCCGCAGGGAACCGGGCCAGCGTTCAGGCCGGCGGGGTCACGACCGGATACACGTGGGACGCTGAAGGCGAACTCGTCACCGCGGGGGACACGTCCAACCTGTACGACGCCGACGGGAACCGGATCATCCGCACCGACGCCAACGGCACCACCATCTACGCCAGCGGCCAGGAAATCCACATCGACACCGATGGGGACGTGTCCGCGACCCGGTACTACTCCTTCGCCGGGAAACTCGTCGCGATCCGCACCGACCGCGGCCTCGGCGATGGCGTCGCCTCGATCATCACCGACCACCACGGCACTCCCATCGCCGCAATCCCCAATGGAGGCCACCCCGCCCGCACTGCGATCAACCGGCTCTACACCGACCCCTTCGGCGCCACCCGTGGCAACCCGACCGCCGGTGCCATCCCAGGCGACAGCCAATTCCTCGGCAAGACGCGCGACGCGACGACCGGGCTCACCCAGATCGGCGCCCGCTTCTACGACGAGGCGACCGGGGCGTTCATCAGTGTCGACCCGATTATCGACCTGAATGACCCGCAGCAGCGGAACGCGTACGGGTACGCCAACGGCAGCCCGGTCAGTCGCGCGGATCCGTCGGGCTTGCGAGTCACGGATGTCGGGTCTAGCTCTGGCTACCACCGTCCTACGTACTGGATCGAGCGGGAGCGGCAGAAGGAAGCGAACGCTGCCGATCAGGCGCGGGTCACCAACGCCTACAAATCCATGCGAGGCCTCAAGAAGGAGGTCGTACCGGCAGTCACCCCACCGAACCCCTGCGTCAGCAGCGGCACATGCAAGTACACCCCCGACCTCAGCAACTTGAGGGAGATGGCGCATGGCGCCCTGGACGTGGCAGGGCTCGTCCCCGGCGCCGGCGAAGTCGCAGACGGCCTGAATGGCCTCTGGTATCTCGCCGAAGGTGACTATGTCTCCGCAGGCCTCAGCTTCGGCGGCATGGTGCCATTCCTCGGGTGGGGTGCAATGATCGGCAAGGGAGCGAAGGCAGCGGATGCTGCACGCTTGGTCTCGGCCGTGGACAATGAAGCTGCTCGTGTTGTCGCTTCCCAGTCGATCCGCCAGCGCGGCCCAGTTCTTTCGGGGGCTATGGATCGTACATCCGGCGCGATATTCTTCGGTCAGAACACAGGCGTTCCATCGCCACTGCACGGGGAGTTGAAGGCTGCGCTCGACGCATTCCCAGGCCCGCCGGCGGCGGGCAAGGGCATCCCAGGTACACACAGCGAGATCAACGCGATCAATCAAGGCCTATACGCACGGCCCGGATCAACGATCTCTGACTTTGTGCTTTATAGTGTGCGTCTCCGAGGCGCTCAGCAGGGCAGCCAGATAATGATGTGTCCGAACTGCTCGGGCATCCTGAATGGTGCGGAGGATCTGATCCAATGA